A window of the Natronomonas salina genome harbors these coding sequences:
- a CDS encoding DUF7344 domain-containing protein, giving the protein MTSVPTQQQSTPEASPDAADEEPPAEEAPPQSVPLDVVFGILKNERRRLVLKFMAETDSGTSLSDLAEHIASIENDKPANELGSQERKRVYVGLYQCHLPRMADSGAIDFDKNRGTVEPGQNIDQFYEYLEQSEPNPRPWSTYYLTFSAVSIAAIAASLLFVSQLTTALFGLSIVGFAALALVHTVQSED; this is encoded by the coding sequence ATGACATCAGTCCCAACACAGCAGCAGTCGACCCCGGAGGCGTCGCCCGACGCCGCCGACGAAGAGCCGCCGGCCGAGGAGGCGCCGCCGCAGTCGGTCCCCCTCGACGTCGTCTTCGGTATCCTGAAGAACGAACGACGGCGGCTCGTCCTCAAGTTCATGGCGGAGACGGACTCGGGGACGTCGCTCAGCGATCTCGCCGAACACATCGCCTCGATCGAGAACGACAAGCCCGCGAACGAGCTCGGCTCCCAGGAGCGCAAGCGCGTCTACGTCGGCCTCTACCAGTGTCACCTCCCCCGGATGGCCGACAGCGGCGCCATCGACTTCGACAAGAACCGCGGGACGGTCGAACCCGGACAGAACATCGACCAGTTCTACGAGTACCTCGAACAGTCGGAACCGAACCCCCGACCCTGGAGTACGTACTACCTCACCTTCTCTGCTGTCAGTATCGCGGCCATCGCGGCGTCACTGCTGTTCGTCTCGCAGTTGACGACCGCGCTCTTCGGGCTGTCTATCGTCGGATTCGCGGCGTTAGCGCTCGTCCACACCGTCCAGTCGGAGGACTGA
- a CDS encoding DUF1616 domain-containing protein: MRGRSSRGRRASNAGWARDLGLVVALVAMTNLVLFGVDAPEPVVWLLGVPFLLVLPGYAIVSAVFPVDTGRVRRSEVAQPWHEPDHLVRIALSLVVSAVVLALVGVVLSIGSAIRLGPSVVAISAVTLFGVAIAAVRRLRADPAERAMPFGDESRFWGRLSSGSNFQNGVAIFALLLLVATLAVTAAAPPQGDSYTEFYVLSEDGNGTLTAQEYPQTFVSGEGQTLYVGLENREHEPTSYEVVMQAQAIGDDGSVVMQQQVDRFEADLAHGENTTVEREVAPTLVGERIRLQLLLYKGGAPNDPSSGTADQTLQIWINVVEG, encoded by the coding sequence ATGAGGGGACGGTCCTCGCGCGGTCGCCGCGCCAGCAACGCCGGCTGGGCGCGGGACCTCGGGCTGGTCGTCGCGCTCGTCGCGATGACGAACCTGGTGCTGTTCGGCGTGGACGCGCCCGAGCCGGTCGTCTGGCTGCTAGGCGTCCCGTTCCTGCTGGTGCTGCCGGGGTACGCCATCGTCTCGGCGGTGTTCCCGGTCGACACCGGTCGGGTCCGCCGCTCCGAGGTGGCCCAGCCGTGGCACGAACCGGACCACCTCGTCCGGATCGCGCTCTCGCTGGTGGTGAGCGCGGTGGTGCTCGCTCTGGTCGGCGTCGTCCTGAGCATCGGGTCGGCCATCAGGCTCGGGCCCTCCGTCGTGGCCATCAGCGCGGTCACGCTGTTCGGCGTGGCGATCGCGGCCGTCAGGCGGCTCCGCGCCGACCCGGCGGAGCGGGCGATGCCGTTCGGCGACGAGAGCCGGTTCTGGGGGCGTCTCTCCAGCGGGTCGAACTTCCAGAACGGCGTCGCGATCTTCGCGCTGCTCCTGCTCGTCGCCACGCTCGCGGTCACGGCCGCGGCGCCCCCGCAGGGGGACTCCTACACCGAGTTCTACGTCCTCTCGGAGGACGGGAACGGTACCCTGACCGCACAGGAGTACCCCCAGACGTTCGTCTCCGGCGAGGGACAGACCCTCTACGTCGGCCTCGAGAACCGGGAGCACGAGCCGACGTCCTACGAGGTGGTAATGCAGGCGCAGGCCATCGGCGACGACGGGTCGGTGGTCATGCAACAGCAGGTCGACCGCTTCGAGGCCGACCTGGCGCACGGAGAGAACACCACCGTCGAACGGGAGGTCGCGCCGACGCTGGTCGGAGAGCGGATCCGACTGCAGCTCCTCCTGTACAAGGGGGGCGCCCCTAACGACCCGAGTTCGGGGACCGCCGACCAGACGCTCCAGATCTGGATCAACGTAGTCGAGGGGTGA